A window of Quercus robur chromosome 12, dhQueRobu3.1, whole genome shotgun sequence genomic DNA:
aaacccaaaaaaatgtgtAGAAGAGACAGAAAGTAATGCAGCTTTAGCTTCAACCCAAATTGGATCAATCTCCATTTGACTTCAATGCATGTCCacacataaataaaattacCCAGATGATCACGGCAAACAGCAACTAGGTAGGAGTTCTCTGGCTTGATTGCAGGGTCGTATTACTCTTTAACCAGCCAAGTGGAAGTGGGGACCAAGAGTTATGTGGTGAATTTGTGTTTTGATGGATTGTGAAGTCCCAAGATTGTTTGTGAAAGAGGAAAATCTTATTCAGCTCTTGGGCAAGAAGGTCTCTTATTGACTTTGTTTCTATGGAAACTACATAGACCAATAATTTTAGAGCCTCTTCAGGGGAGAGGTTTAAGGGGATTACTTGGACTTAGCAAGAGCTTAATCCAATACTCTGTGCTGGATAAGGTTAATCTGTTTAGGTAGATAGGCGGAGGCCATAAAGAGGAGAGCTAAACCAATTGGGTATAGGGACATTGAGTAAAAAGATGGAAGGCTGATTCTTTTTTTACATTACAGAATGTGCAAGATTTGTCAATAGATAAGATGGAAGATGCAAAAGTAGCCTTAATTTGTAGGGAGATTATTCCAAgctatttttcacaacattagTTAAATCTAACACATATTTTGCATTCCAAATGAGATTCCAATCTCTTTTTAAGAGGGGACTAGAGGAATCTAGAGTTGGATTATGTTCAGAATGACAGGCaaattttgttgagaaaattctTGAACTATTTGGAACCTAAATATGTTTGTCTTGTGGTTGTCTGGAAGATAGATGGATATTGAGGGTTTTCCTAGCTGTGAGTGAATCAAAAAGAGGCAATTTTTCCACTATCCCATTTGTAGGAATTTTGACAGATGAGATCAGAAATTCTATGGATGTTGTGGTTAGTTTGTGTAggggaggaggggggggggggggggggggggggtggttttGTGAATCCTTCAAGGGTGGGGATCCAAGGTTGATCCCAAATTGATGTGTCTCCCATTCCCAATTTTGGTACACAGACCCTTTTTGATGATTGATCTGGAATTGAGAATGCCTTTCCATTGCCATGAACTGCTTGAAGTTTTCTTTGCCTGCATAAATGGAATGCCCGTCAAGTATTGGGCTTTTATGAGGGAAGCCCATTTTTTATCCAATCACTTATCCATCTTGCTTAGAGGTGGCAAAATCAATCTAAACCCATTTGCCCACCAAACGCACCTACTAAAATGagacccaaacccacccaattattaattaggttaaatgggtattaacccaattaacattaatgtttattgggttttaactggGAACCCAATTACACCCAATTATGATCCAAGTATTATTTCTATAAATCACCCAACtctaaaataccccaaaactactaaaaatgaccaaaatacccctaaacctaaaaatgaccaaaatatcccctaaatctaaaaatgaccaaaatacccataaaacctttttttttttttttttaaccctaaaaaataccaaaatgccTCTAatacctaaaaattgaccaaaataccccttaaaccttaaaaatgaccaaaataccccccgaaacttaaaatcaccaaaataccccccctaaacctaaaaaatgaacgAAAtgcccccaaaacctaaaaattaccaaaaatacatcctaaacctaaaaaatgaccaaaatacccccaaaacctaaaaattaccaaaatatccccaaacctaaaaaataaccaaaataaccccgaaaccgAAATaccacctaaacctaaaaaatgaataaaatacccttgaaacttaaaaatgaccaaaataaccccgaagtctaaaaaatgaccaaaatacccccctaaaccttaaaattaccaaaataaccccccctaaacctaaaaaatgattgaaatacccccctaaaccttaaaatgaccaaattaccccccaaaacctaaaaattgaccaaaatgccccctaaaaataaaaaaaaataaaaaaagatcaaaagaccctcgaaacctaaaaattaactgaaataccccggaaacccaaaaaatgaccaaaatacccctgaaacctaaatatgaccaaaatatccccgtaaccaaaaaaatgaccataaTATCCCGAAACTTATAAAACGACAAAAATTACCCTTAAACCTATAAGATGataaaaatacaccctaaacctaaaaattaaccaaaatcccccctaaaactaaaaaatgaccaaaatactccctaaacatattaagaaaattaccaaaataccccctaaacctaaaaaatgactgaaatacatGTGGAAGGTGTCaaatggtcattttagaggttttgggtttatttgggtcattttaaaggtttagaagtatttttgacattttataggtttgagggtattttggtcattttttaggtttcagtggtattttaatcattttttaagtttaggggatattttggtcatttttaggtttagggggtattttagtcaatttttaggtttaggggttattttggttatttttaaggtttcggtcatttttaaggtttacatagtattttggttaatttttaggtttcgggggtatttcggtcatttttttaggtttaggggtattttggtaattttaggtttcagagtattttggtcaatttttaagtttcagaggtatttcagtcattttttagatttcgggggtattttagttattttttggttttaggaGTATTTCgttcaatttttaggtttagcaagtattttggtcattttttagattttaggggtattttggtcatttttaggtttcaggagtattatggtcatttttaggttttgagggtatttcagtcattttattaggtttagggagtattttggtaatttttaggtttcgggtgtattttagtcattttttttagtttcgaaggtatttcaatcattttttaggtttcgggagtgttttggtcaatttttaggtttcgggaatatttcggtcattttttaggtttcaggagtattttggtcttttttagtgattttttaaagcatatttggtcttttttaagtttaaggggtattttggtaaatttaaatgattttatgaatactttggtcattttcaagttttagtggcattttagtaattttgattattgggtaattgggtggtTTGGAGTTTATCCATAATAACTCAGTTAGGTTGGGTTTGAGTTAGAAGTAAATAATTAaatgggtaaatgagttttataacccaacccaattatgtcCACCCCAAACTTACCCATTTGATACTCTTTCTACTTGATTGCTTCAGCAAGGGTCATGTTTACTAACACTGATTGGTTGCCTTTGTGTCATCCATATTCTTAtgcaaatatttttaataacataaccaattattatcattatcaaAACAATAGTGTCCTCGAAAGATTCTAGCTGAAGAGACATGACAATGGTGAATACAGCATTTGTTGTTTAAATAGTCCATTGGCCCAAATAAATTCTCCAACTGGCAGCATCCAAGAAATTCAGAAGCGACCACATTAAATTGTGAAGGACACATAATTGTCCAGCTGGGCTAGCAAGCCTAGTTACGCCaaagtttgaatttgaaatgCTGGGCTTGGAACCTGCATGCCTACCTATCCTGCTATGCAAGATTGATTCCTTTTCTAACAGAATTGTGTCACTTTCCAAATTTTAAATGGCAAATTTGTTTGTATCTTCATGctctgacaattttttttttacctcgtCATAAAATAGACTACTACTACAGCACATTTTATCATTTGGCATTTTCATACAAGTACAAAATCATTTTGGTCTGGTATTCAGCAGtaaaaaaatctacaaatctcAAAATTGTCACGCAAGACAGATCAAACTTAAGCTTAGCTGGGGGAGTTACATTGTATTGAAAATTGATGAATTCCAATCAGTACATAAATTATATGTATTAAAGAATGACAAGTCCCAATCAATTAAACAGGGAAGCCGGGGAACATTTAGAACATTGTGAAAGAAAAATGCAAGTCAAAATCACTGAAGATTCATATCAACAAGACTAATCTTACAGACCTAAGCACTCAACCACAAACCTCACTAAGAGAAATCAACATAGAAGGGGCATCCTAAATGAAAACACCTAGCGGAAAATGGGAATTAAAGCACAGACAATCATCAACAAGGTGAAGAACAGCCTTGATCTACCCATGATTGAAGTTGCCGAAGAGATATCTTCTGGCCTGCaagaagaaaagtgaaaaaaaaatttagaattgtcCTCAGTCTCAGATACAAAAATGAAGAATATTTTAGCACAATGAGTCATATGTACATACTTCTGCAATTTGCTAAGGGCACCGCAATAGAGAGCATTGTCTGGCATGGGCAACTCAGTTTTGTTAGTAGCCTCCGGATTCACAACCCTAACATATGTTTCTTGGCCAAGATACCACGAGTCAAGGTTTTCTGTTCTCAGGTTCCAGACTCCAACATTGTCGAGAGATATCAAAATTGCTGTCCATGCTCCAGGATAAACCTAGacaacaagagagagagagagagagagagagagagagagagagagagagagattataatCAAAGCATTAGTACCATATAATATTAGGAGAGCTTTTGGAGTTCAGTCATCTGCTCCTCGACATCCATAGTCTAAAGACCCTAAACAATACCAAACCAGATATATATTGACCAACAATTTACAGTTTAAATCATTTTAATCTCAAGTTGGGAGTTTTTGTATGGCCTAATAACTATAGTCCACTATACAGACATTGGAGACCCATACCGAGGAATCCAAACTGTATTTTAAGGTTGACAAGCCAGTAATATGTTGATTTTGATAGCAACACCCAAAAACAAGATCATTAACATTCAAATATGCATGTCAATCAAGTGCTATAGTTGCTAGAAGATCACAAGTCAAAATTAAAGAGTAACTGAAGGTCGAGTCTTAAAGGTACCAAATAAGACTAAGAGCACAACAGTGTCAAGCATATACCTGTGTTGTGGAGCGGGCTATTCCATCCCACTTGTTATATGTGCCCCTGCTATTCTCTGTCCATTCACCATAATCCATCCTGCAATATTTCAATCAAACTACAGCTTTAAACGCatgtagagaagaaaaaaaaaaaaaaaaaaacccatctaGACATGTTGATAATGAAGCagaacataaataaataatccctACCCCACAACAAAAAATGCATATCCGCTCATGTGATAGCTCTGCACCTTCGTGTCATTATTCTGTAGTATGACTTCCATAAATCCTCTAAATGTTCCATTAATAACAGATGTTTCCATCCGAGGTGCTCCTGTAAGTGGCCTAGTGGGGAAATCAAGCTTGTATACTCCCTTCACCTTGTACTGGTCAGCAAGCCTGATTGGTGTTGAAGGATTGACAAACGAGATTCCACTAAGTGTTGTCCGCCGTTTCCCATTAATTGTCACAGGTGGCTTGTTTTTTAACACATAAATTTCAGTCACATTGATTGTGCCATATCTAAAAGAACCCTGCGGATTAGGGCGAGCACCACTAGCAGATACATTCCATCTGCAAATTTGACAATAGAGACCTCAAATATGAGTTAAAGTAGATAACCAATTCTCAGTAGTCCATCAATTCTCTAAACTAAACTTTGAGTTGACTTAATATTTGTTCTGATTTGATAACAGAATATATTATGAAACTATCAAATGATTTTCTGAGTTATCTGGTCATTGTTCTCTTTTATATCACTTCAGAGTGACAATTTAAGCTTCATTTTGAAACAGAAACTTAAACAAAGAATTCATATTAGTAAAGAATCTCAGACCAGAAAACTTCTTAGAATGCTCTAAAAGGTGTCACTGTGATTAAGACACAGGAAGACAGCAAAAAGCATATTATATTAGCAAGCAAGATGTGTGCATGCAATTAAATCATGGTGTTAATAGACCTTATGGATCTTGCTTGGTTCATTGAGAAAGTCTTGTCAAATTCATCATTTGGTGAGTCTGGAAGGGGACCTTTTGCCTTTCCCTTGGAATTTGTATAACGCAAGATGGCAACACCAGTAACTCTTTTCCATAGTGATTCATTCACAAACCTAGCGCTTGCGACAATGTAGTAATCAGTACTTGCATTCTGATCCGTCgttaacaaaaaagaataagatTG
This region includes:
- the LOC126708784 gene encoding monocopper oxidase-like protein SKU5 encodes the protein MALCSFLSVLLIHITLFVSLCYAADPFVNYEFEVSYITASPLGVPQQVIAINGKFPGPTINSTTNNNVVVNVRNKLDENLLIHWSGIQQRRSSWQDGVLGTNCPIPPKWNWTYQFQVKDQIGSFFYFPSLNFQRASGGYGGFIVNNREIIPIPFGTPDGDITIMIGDWYTRNHTALRKALDAGKDLGMPDGVLINGKGPYRYNDTLVPDGIEYETIEVHPGRTYRIRVHNVGVSTSLNFRIQSHNLLLAETEGSYTVQQNYTSLDIHVGQSYSFLLTTDQNASTDYYIVASARFVNESLWKRVTGVAILRYTNSKGKAKGPLPDSPNDEFDKTFSMNQARSIRWNVSASGARPNPQGSFRYGTINVTEIYVLKNKPPVTINGKRRTTLSGISFVNPSTPIRLADQYKVKGVYKLDFPTRPLTGAPRMETSVINGTFRGFMEVILQNNDTKVQSYHMSGYAFFVVGMDYGEWTENSRGTYNKWDGIARSTTQVYPGAWTAILISLDNVGVWNLRTENLDSWYLGQETYVRVVNPEATNKTELPMPDNALYCGALSKLQKPEDISSATSIMGRSRLFFTLLMIVCALIPIFR